GCAACCTGCGCGTGGCCGATGCCGAGGCCTCGCGCGCGATGCTGCTCGGCGCGCTGGAGGACCGCGAAGGGCCGGCGCGCGACATCGTCGCCCTCAATGCCGGTGCGGCGCTGTACACCGCCAACCTGGTCGACTCGATCGGCGCCGGCATCGAGCGGGCGCGCGAGACCCTCGCCAGCGGCGCGGCGCGGCACAAGCTCGACGAGTTCGTGCGCTTCACCCGCCGCTTCGGAGCTGCAGCATGAGCGACATCCTGGACAAGATCTGCGCGGTCAAGGTCGCCGAAGTCGCCGCCGCCACCGCGCACACGCCGCTCTCCGCGATGCGCGCCCTCGCCGAGGCCCAGCCTGCGGCGCGCGACTTCGTCGCCGCGATCCGCACCCGGCACGCCGCCGGGCGTCCCGCGGTGATCGCCGAAATCAAGAAGGCGAGCCCGTCGAAGGGCGTGATCCGGGCCGATTTCCGCCCCGCCGAAATCGCCGCCGCCTACGAGGCCGCCGGCGCCGCCTGCCTGTCGGTGCTCACCGATCGCTCCTTTTTCCAGGGCGCGCCCGAATACCTCCAGGCCGCCCGCGCCGCCTGTGCGCTGCCGGTGCTGCGCAAGGACTTCATCATCGATCCCTACCAGGTGTTCGAGGCGCGCGCGATGGGGGCGGACGCGATCCTGCTGATCGCCGCCTGCCTCGACGGCGCGCGCATGCGCGACCTCGAGCAGCTCGCCATCGCCCTCGGCCTGGCGGTGCTGGTCGAAGTCCATGACGGCTCCGAACTGGAGCGGGCGCTGCAGCTGCAGACGCCGCTGATCGGCATCAACAACCGCAACCTGCGCACGTTCGACGTTTCGCTGCAGACCACCCTGGAGCTGTCGCCGCGCATCGCCACCGGCGCCACCGGGCGCATCGTCGTCACCGAGTCCGGCATCCTGACGCCGGAAGACGTCGCCCTGATGCGCGCGCACGCGGTCCAGACCTTCCTTGTCGGCGAAGCCTTCATGCGCGCCGACGACCCCGGCGCGGCGCTGCGGGCGCTGTTCGGGGGCTGAACCGCCGCGGCAATGGGCGAGAACGCACCGGCCGCCGCGCGGGCAGGCCCGCCGCCGTCCCGCTGGCGGCGGGGGCTGACGTGGCTGGGCGGGGGTGTGGCGCTGGCGCTTGCCGCCGCGCTCGGGGCCGCCGCTTGGCTGCTCGGCACCCAGTCCGGGCTGGAGGCCGGCCTCGCCCTCGCCCGCGCGGCGAGCGGCGGCGCGCTGCAGGTCGAGGGCGCGCGCGGGCGCGTGCTCGGGCGCCTCGACATCGATGCGCTCGCCTACCGCAGCCCCGGGCTCGAGGTCGAGCTGAAGGATTTCTCGCTCGCTTGGTCGCCCGCCGCGCTGCTCGAGCGCCGGCTCGACATCGCCCATCTGACGGTCGACCGGGTGGACCTCGCCCGGACCGCGACCGCCGCTGAAACGGAGTCCGCCCCCCTGCGGCCCCCCGCATCGCTCCAACTGCCGCTCGCGATCGAGTTGCGCCGGCTCGCCGTCGGGACCTTTGCCCTGCGCGAACTGCCGGCGCCCGAGCCGGCCGCCGGGAAGCTGGCCGGCGATCCGGCCGGCGACCCGGTGCCCGCCGCCGAACCCGCCGAACCCGCCGAACCCGCCGAACCCGCCGAACCCGCCGAACCCGCCGAACCCGCCGAACCCGCCGAACCCGCCGAACCCCCGGGCCTGCGCTTCTCCGCGCTGGACGCCGCGTTCGACAGCGACGGCCGCCACCACCGCCTGCGCGTACTGTCGCTGACCCTGCCCCAGGGCGCAGTCCGCCTCGCTCTCGCCCTCGACGGCGCGGCGCCGTTCGCCGTCGACGGCGCGGGACAGTTCGACGGTGTCATCGAGGGGCGTGCGCTCGCCGTCCGCCTCGGCCTCGCCGATACCCTGCTCGAACCCCGGGCCGAGCTCGAGGCCCGCGGCGAAGGCGTGCATGCCCGGGTCGAGCTCGAGGCCGCGAGCTTCGAACCCGTCCCGCTGCGCCGGCTCTCGCTGCGCGTCGGCGGATTCGATCCCGCCGCCTTCGTCGAGGGGGCGCCGCGTGCGACGCTCGACCTCGACGCCGAACTCGCGCCCCCCGCGGACGGGGAAGGGCGGGCCGCGGAAGGGATCGCGGGGCTGCCGCTGGGGCGGCTCGTCGGGCCGATCCGCGTGCTCAACCGCCGGCCCGCCGCGGCCGATGCCGGGGGCATTCCGCTGGAAAGCCTCGCCGCCGTGCTCGACTGGCGCCGCGCGGAGATCGCCCTCGACGCGCTCGACCTCCGCCTGGCGGGCGCGGGGCGGATCGCCGGACGGGTGGCGTGGCAAGCGCCGCTGGCGGCGAGGGGGGAAGGGGACGGCACGGGCGCCGCATCCGCACCGCCGGCCGCCGACTCCGACACCGACACCGACACCGACACCGACTCCGACTCCGACTCCGACTCCGGCACCGGCCGGATCGTGGCCGCACTTGCGCTCACCGGTGTCGATCCGCGCGCGCTGTCGGGCGCGGCCCCGTCCGCGCGCCTCAACCTCGACCTCGAGGCCGCCGCCGAGCTGCCGGCGGCCGGCCTGCCGCAGGCGGCGACGCTGCAGTTCCGCATCCGCGACAGCGTCCTCGACGGCCGTCCGCTCAGCGGCGAAGGCCGCCTGCGCCTCGAAGGCGGCCGCCTGCCGGAAGTGCGCCTCGCCGTCCGGCTGGCGGGCAACAGCGTCGAAGCGGACGGTGCGCTCGGCGCCGCGCACGACAATCTGGCGCTGCGTCTCGATGCCCCGGCGCTGGGCGCGCTCGGCTTCGGCCTCGGCGGGCGCGCCGCGGCCGAGGGGCGGGTAGGCGGCACGCTCGATGCGCCCAATGGCGAGCTGCAGTTCTTCGGCGAAGACCTGGTGCTGCCGGGCGAGCTGCGCCTGGCGGGAATCAACGGCAGTGCGCGGCTCGATGCCGGCATCGACGGCCCCTTCGCGCTCGCGCTCGGCCTGTCCGGGCTCGGCCCCGCCGGCGCCGGGGACGACGGCCGGCCCCAGCCCGACTGGATCGAACACGCCCGCCTCGGCGCCGAGGGCACGCGCGCGCGCCACCGTCTCGAACTCAGCGCGGCCGCGCCCGGCGGCGCCGGGCGTGACGATCCGGGCGCCAGCGTGCGCCTGGTGCTGCAGGGCGGGATCGGCGCAGGCCCGCGCCTGCGCTGGGCTGGTGAGCTTGCTGCGCTCGAACTCGCCGGCGCCGAACCCACCGGCCCGCAACCCGCCGGTCCGGCGCAGGCGTTCACCGCCCGCCTGGCGGCTCCGGCCGCGCTCGAACTGGCCGCCGACGGCGTGATGCTGGGCGCGGCCGAGATCGACGCCGGCGGCCGCGGCCGCATCCGCCTTTTCGAGACGGCATGGTCGCCGGCCCGCAGCGTGCTGCGCGGCGAACTCAGCGGCCTGGTGCTGGCGCCGGAGCCGCCGCGTGCCGACGGCCGTCCGCGGCGCAATGCCGATCCGCTGACCCTGGGTGCGCGCTGGGACCTCCAGGTGGGGCGCACGCTCGCTGGCGAAGCGCGCCTGTTCCGCGAATCGGGCGACCTCAGCGTCGAAGGCGAGATCCGCACCCGGCTCGGCCTGGAGCGGCTCGACGCCGTGCTCGAGGCGCGCGGCGAGCGCCTCGACCTGGCGCTCGATGTGCGCGGCCGCGAGTTCGGCCGCGTCCACGGCGAAGCCGTTGTGCATGCCCGCCGCAGTGCCGACGGCCGCTGGAGCGTGCCGCCCGAGACGCCGGTCCGCGCCTCGGCCCGCCTCGACATGCCTTCCATCGCCTGGCTCGGCCGGCTCGTGCGCGAGAACGTCGACACCGCCGGGCGCATCGACGGCCGCTTCGAAATCGCCGGCACGCTCGCCGCGCCGCGCGCCAGCGGCAGCATCCAGGGCCGCGAGCTCGGCTTCACCCTGATCGACCAGGGGCTGATCCTGTCCGGGGGCGAGTTCGACCTCGACTTCGACGACGACCGCGTGCGCCTGGCGCGGCTCGAGTTCGTCTCGCCCAACCGGGTGCGCCCGCGCGACCGCCGCATTCCCTTCGAGCGCCTCACCGCCACCCCCGGCCGCTTCACCGCCAGCGGCGAGATCGCGCTCGACAGCGGCGCGGGCGACTTCCGCTTCGAGGCCGACCGCCTGCCGCTGTTGCAGCGCGAAGACCGCTGGATGCTGTTGTCGGGCCGCGGTAGCGCGCGCAGTAGCTGGAGTTCGCTGGCGCTGGAGGCCGGCTTCGACGCCGACGCCGGCTATCTCGAATTTGCCGAGTCACCGCCGCCGAGCCTGTCCGATGATGTCGTCGTCCTCGGCCGCGACGAGCCGGCCGGCCGCGGCGCCTTCGCCGTCACCGCCGACGTCCGCGTCGGCCTCGGCGAGGCGCTCTACCTCTCGGCGCTGGGCCTGGAGACCCGGCTTGCCGGCGAGTTGCGCGTCCGCCTCCAGCCCGAGCGCCCGCTGTCGGCGGTGGGGACGATTTCCACCGTCGGCGGCAGCTATCGTGGCTACGGCCAGCGCCTGGTGATCGAGCGCGGCACGGTCAACTTCCAGGGCCCGCTCGATGCGCCCGGGCTCAATATCGTCGCCCTGCGCAAGGGGCTGGCGGTGGAGGCCGGCGTCGCGGTCACCGGCAGCGCCCGGCGGCCGCAGGTGCGGCTGGTGTCCGAGCCCAATGTTCCCGATCCCGAGAAGCTCTCCTGGATCGTGCTCGGGCGTGCGCCCGACGCCGCTTCGGGCGCTGACCTCGGGCTGTTGCTGCCGGCGGCCTCGGCCCTGCTTGGCGGTCCCGGCGGTGGCATGAGCGAAGAGCTGTCGCGCAGCCTGGGCTTCGACTCGTTCTCGATCGGCCAGGGCGAGCTCACCAGCACCGCGCGCGTGGCCAGCAGCCGGGTCGTCGGCAGCGGCTCGACGATCGCCGCCGGCCCTTCGGTCAGCGGCCAGGTGCTGAGCCTGGGCAAGCGCCTCGGACCCGATCTGTTCCTGTCGTTCGAGCAGAGCCTGGGCGGGGCGGCGACTCTGGTTAAACTGAGCTACCAGCTGTCGCGCCGGGTGTCGGTGATCGTGCGCGGCGGCACCGACACCGCGCTCGATTTGAGCTACGGTTTCTCCTTCCGCTGAACCTGTGCATGGAGCCCATTCCGATGAGCGAAACCCGGCAAGACCCCGTACTCGAAACCGCGATCCTCGGTGGCGGCTGCTTCTGGTGCCTGGAGGCGGTATTCAAGGACGTCGAAGGCGTCGTCACCGTAGTCTCCGGCTACTGCGGCGGCCACGTCGAGCTGCCCGACTACCACCAGGTCTGCGCCGGCGGCACCGGCCACGCCGAAGTCGTGCGCATCGAATTCGACCCCGCGCGGCGCAGCTACCGCGAACTGCTCGAGATCTTCTTCGCGATCCACGATCCGACCAGCGTCGACCGCCAGGGCAACGATATCGGCCCGCAGTACCGCTCGGTGATTTTCGTCACCAGCGAGGAGCAGCTCCACACCGCGCTCGCGCTGATCGAGGAGATGGGCGAGCAGCGCCTGTTCCCGAAGGCGATCGCAACCCGGGTCGAGCCTGCGCCGAAGTTCTGGATGGCCGAGCCCGAGCATCACGACTACTATGCCGGCAACAGCGACCAGCCCTACTGCCAGTACGTGGTCGCGCCCAAGATCGCGAAGTTCCGCGAGCGCTTCGCCGCCCGCCGGCGCGGCGCCGGCAGGTAGAATCGTCCTCCCTCGACCCACCCCAGGAGAAACAGGCATGACCCAGACCACCACCACCGCCAGCGGCCTCGTCATCGAAGAACTCGAACTCGGCAGCGGCGACACCGCGGAAAAAGGCAAGATGGTCGCGGTGCACTACACCGGCTGGCTCACCGACGGGCGCAAGTTCGACTCGAGCAAGGATCGCAACGACCCCTTCCACTTCCCGCTCGGCGCCGGCCACGTCATCCGCGGCTGGGACGAAGGCGTGCAGGGCATGCAGGTCGGCGGCCGGCGCAAGCTGACCATTCCGCCCGAGCTGGGCTACGGCATCCGTGGCGCCGGCGGCGTGATTCCGCCCAACGCCACCCTGGTGTTCGAAGTCGAGCTGCTGAAAGTGCTGTAACGCTTCGCCGCCCGCCCGGGCCTGCCCGGCGGGCGTCTTCAGCGGGCGTCGGGCGTGTTCAGCCGGTTGTGGCGACGATTTCCAGGATCGCGTCGCCGTAGGCTTCCAGCTTGCGGTCGCCGATGCCGCTGATGCCGGCCAGTTCGCCCTGCGAGTGCGGCCGGGCGAGCGCGATCTCGCGCAGGGTGGCGTCCTGGAACACGACGTAGGCGGGCACGTTGCGCTCCTTCGCGGTGGCCGCGCGCCAGGCGCGCAGGCGGTCGAAGAGCGTGGTCGGAATCCCGCCCGGGATGTCGATACGGGCGGCGCTGCGGCGGGTGCCGCGGCTGCGGCTGCGTTCGCGCTCCAGGCGCAGGTGGAATCCGGTCTCGCCGCGCAGCAGTGGACGGGCGGCGTCGGTCAGGCGCAGCGCGTTGTAGCGCTCGTGGTCGACGGCGACCAGCTCGCGCGCCACCAGCTGACGGAACACCGTGCGCCAGCGCTTCTCGTCGAGCTCGCTGCCGATGCCGAAAGTGGTGATGTCCTGGTGGCCGCGCTCGACCACCTTGTCGGTCAGCTCGCCGCGCAGGACGTCGATCAGGTGTCCGGCGCCGTAACGCTGGCCGGTGCGATAGACGCAGCTCAAGGCCTTCCTCGCGGCCTCGGTGGCGTCCCAGGTCTGCGGCGGGTTGAGGCAGTTGTCGCAGTTGCCGCAGGGGCCGGAGTCCTCGCCGAAGTAGGCGAGCAGGTGCTGGCGGCGGCAGGTCGTGGCCTCGACCAGGCCGACCAGCACGTCGAGGCGGTTGCGCGCCAGGCGCTTGAACTCCTCGCTCGCCTCCGACTCGTCGATCATCCGCCGCTGCTGGACCACGTCCTGCGCGCCCCACGCCATCCACGCCTGCGCCGGCAGGCCGTCGCGCCCGGCGCGGCCGGTTTCCTGGTAGTAGCCTTCGATCGAGCGCGGCAGGTCGAGATGGGCGACAAAGCGCACGTCGGGCTTGTCGATGCCCATGCCGAAGGCGATCGTCGCCACCATCACCAGGCCGTCCTCGCGCAGGAAGCGCGTCTGGTGCTCGGCGCGGATCTCCTGCGTCATGCCGGCGTGGTAGGGCAGGGCGTCGACCCCCTGCTCGCGCAACCAGGCCGCGGTCTCCTCGACCTTGCGCCGCGACAGGCAATAGACGATGCCGGCCTGCCCCGGGGATTCCTCGCGGATGAAGGCGAGCAGCTGGCGGCGCGGGTCGTCCTTGTCGACGATGGTGTAGCGGATGTTCGGGCGGTCGAAGCTGGAGATGAAGCGGCGCGCGTGGGTAAGGTTCAGGCGCCGGGCGATTTCCTCGCGCGTCTGGCGGTCGGCGGTGGCGGTCAGGGCAATGCGCGGAATTGCCGGGTAGCGCTCGGGCAGGATCGACAGCTGCAGGTACTCGGGGCGGAAATCGTGCCCCCACTGCGACACGCAGTGCGCCTCGTCGATCGCGAACAGCGCCAGGCGGTGGGTGTCGCGCAGGTGGTCGAGCTGGTCGAGGAAGCGTGGCGTCATCAGGCGCTCGGGCGCGACGTAGAGGAGGTCGAGCTCGCCCATGTAGGCCGCGCGTTCGACCGCGCGCGCGGTGTCGGCGTCCTGGCTGGAGTTGAGGAATGCGGCCTTCACTCCGGCTTCGACCAGCGCGCTGACCTGGTCCTGCATCAGCGCGATCAGCGGCGACACCACGATCGCCGTGCCTTCGCGCAGCAGCGCCGGAATCTGGTAGCACAGCGACTTGCCGCCGCCGGTGGGCATCAGCACGAGGGCGTCGCCGCCGGCGGCGACGTGCTCGACGATCGCCTGCTGCTCGCCGCGGAAGGCGGAATAGCCGAAAACGTGGGCGAGGACCTGCTGGGCGCGGCCGCCGTCGGCAGGCGGCGGGGAGGGGGTGTCGGCAAACATGGACCGCATTCTAGCGCTGTCCCGGCGCATCCCGGTCGCTCCCGCGAGCGCCAGTTCTCCCCTCCGCCGCTGCAGGAAATGTCATCCGTCCGGCCGGCGGAGCATTGCCGCCGCTCCCCTCTCAGCTTTCGGGGTGGCCGTTGCCGTCATCGACGGCGTTCGCCTCCGCAGCCTGCTGTGGGCTCAGGTCGCCGTCGAGCACCGCCAGCATGCGCGCGGCCTTGGCCACCTGCTCGGTGGCGCGCCGCTGCAGGCTGGCCAGGCGCAGCCAGTCCTGCATGGCGGCGATGTCGATGCGGGCGTGCGCACCGTGGATCAGCAGCGCTTCCTTGAGCGCCTGGTAGCGCGCCTCGACTTCCGCCAGCAGGGCTTCGACCGCGGCGGCGCTGAATTCGCCGCGGCTCGCGTCGGCGCCCGCGGCGAGCGCCGCCACCGCCTGGCGGAAGGTGGCGACGGCGGCGTCGAGTTCGGCACCGGGCGCCGTACCCAGCGCCGCGCCCAGGGTGGCGGCCTGGCGTGCGGCGGCGACCGCGTTTTCCTGGTACTGCAGGGTGCGCAGGCTGCGGGCGAGCGCTTCGACCAGTGCGGCGGGCAGGGTCGCGCCGCTGAGCTTGCCGATGTAGGCGGTGATCGCCGGAGCGAGGGTGTCCAGGGTCGATGCCTGGCGCTCGATCCATGGCGTATCCGGCGGAATCCGGGCAGCGCCGGTGAGCGCGGTGGTGGCGAAGGACTGGGTGCGTCCCAGCTCCTGGCGCAACGCATGCAAGGCGAGGTCGGGCACCGCCAGCGAGGGCGCATCGAGGTGGCGCGGGCGGGCGATTTCTTCTTCCCGGCTGCGGAAGCGGCGCGACAGGAAGCGCAGCATCGGCGCCGCCAGCACCACCATCAGCAGCACACCGAGGAGGTTGAACACGGTGTGGAACATCGCCACCATCACCGCAGGTGTCGCCGGCTGCTCGAACCACGTGCGCAGCAGCCCGAGCAGGCCGATCAGCAGCGGCAGTATCAGCAGGGCGACGCTACCGGTGACGAGGTTGAACATGACGTGAGCGGCGGCCAGGCGGCGGGCGCTGGAGGTGGCCCCGATCGCCGACAGGATGGCGGTGGACGTGGTGCCGATGTTGGTGCCGATCACCATCGCGCAGGCCGCTTCCACCGACATCAGTCCGCCCTGCGCGGCGGTGATGATGATTGCGATCACCGCGCCCGAGGCCTGCATCAGCACCGTCAGCACGGTGCCGATGGCGACCAGGGTGAGCCACCCCGCCACGCCCGGCATCACGTAGTCCTGCAGGCTGATCGCCGCGCCGACGCCGGAGAAGGCGTCCTTGAGCACGTCGATGCCGAGGAACAGCACGCCGAAGCCGGCCAGGGCCTGGCCCAGCGCGCGCGGGCGCACGCCGTGCGCGGCCAGCATCAGGACCGCGCCGACGCCGACGAAGGGCAGGGCGAAGGCGTCGATCCTGAAGCTGAAGCCGAGCGCCGCCACCAGCCAGGCGTTCATCGTGGTGCCGACGTTGGAGCCGAAAATCACCCACATCGCGTTCTTCAACGACAGCAGGCCGGTGTTGACGAAGCCGATGCTGGCGACCGTCACCGCGGTCGACGACTGCACCGCCGCGGTCATCAGCATGCCGGCGGCGAGGCCGCGCGCGGGTGTTGCGGTGCCGCGCTCGAGCAGGGCGGGGAGTGTGCGGCCGGCGGCGAGCTTGAGCCCTTCGGTCAGCATGTGCATGCCGATCAGGAACAGGCCGATGCCGCCGACAAGGCCGGTGGCGGCGTCGAGGACGTCGAAGGTGGGAAGGGGGAGGGGGGCGGTATCCAGGGCGAGGCTCCGAGGGGGTGTGCGACAGGGGGGCGTGCGACAAGGGTGCGTGCGACAAGGGTAATCCGGCCGTGAGCGAATGTGGAGCGGAGCGGGGGCGGAGCCGGGAAGGCGGATTTTGCGGCGCAGCAAACCGACCCATGGGAAAACCCCGAACGGCCCTGCCGAAGCCTTGTATTCCGAGGGGGCTAGCAGATCGTGCGCTGCACGATATTGACTTTTGTCAAAAAACTGTGTTGCGACGATGTTTTTCACTATGGCAACATCGTCCGCAGCTGCTGCTAACGAAGGGATTCGGGGGGGTGCCATGACATGTGCAGGCCGCACCGCAGGCTGGGTCGCGATCACGGCTACGGCGCCGGCGTTCGCGCAGGATCTGCCCGCCCGCTACAACATCCCGTCGCCGGTGACGTCGATCGCCGCGCAGATCCACGACCTCCACACGCTGATGCTGCTGATCTGCCTGCTGATCTTCGTCGGCGTGTTCGGCGTGATGTTCTGGGCGGTGTTCCGCCACCGCAAGTCGCGCGGCGCGGTGGCAGCGAATTTCCATGAGAACACCGCGGTCGAGATCGCATGGACGGTGGTGCCGGTGCTGATCCTGCTCGGCATGGCGTGGCCGGCGACCAGGACCGTGATCGAGATGAAGGACACCTCCAACCCCGACCTCACGATCAAGGCCACCGGCTACCAGTGGAAGTGGGGCTACGACTACCTCCAGGGCGAGGGCGAAGGCATCCGCTTCCTCTCCAGCCTGGCCACGCCGCGCGCCCAGATCGAGGGCGCCGCGCCCAAGGGCGAGACCTATCTGCTGGAAGTCGATAAACCGCTGGTGGTGCCGGTGGGCAAGAAGATCCGCGTCCTGCTGACCGCCAACGACGTCATCCACTCGTGGTGGGT
The window above is part of the Thauera aromatica K172 genome. Proteins encoded here:
- the recQ gene encoding DNA helicase RecQ, translated to MFADTPSPPPADGGRAQQVLAHVFGYSAFRGEQQAIVEHVAAGGDALVLMPTGGGKSLCYQIPALLREGTAIVVSPLIALMQDQVSALVEAGVKAAFLNSSQDADTARAVERAAYMGELDLLYVAPERLMTPRFLDQLDHLRDTHRLALFAIDEAHCVSQWGHDFRPEYLQLSILPERYPAIPRIALTATADRQTREEIARRLNLTHARRFISSFDRPNIRYTIVDKDDPRRQLLAFIREESPGQAGIVYCLSRRKVEETAAWLREQGVDALPYHAGMTQEIRAEHQTRFLREDGLVMVATIAFGMGIDKPDVRFVAHLDLPRSIEGYYQETGRAGRDGLPAQAWMAWGAQDVVQQRRMIDESEASEEFKRLARNRLDVLVGLVEATTCRRQHLLAYFGEDSGPCGNCDNCLNPPQTWDATEAARKALSCVYRTGQRYGAGHLIDVLRGELTDKVVERGHQDITTFGIGSELDEKRWRTVFRQLVARELVAVDHERYNALRLTDAARPLLRGETGFHLRLERERSRSRGTRRSAARIDIPGGIPTTLFDRLRAWRAATAKERNVPAYVVFQDATLREIALARPHSQGELAGISGIGDRKLEAYGDAILEIVATTG
- the trpC gene encoding indole-3-glycerol phosphate synthase TrpC, whose translation is MSDILDKICAVKVAEVAAATAHTPLSAMRALAEAQPAARDFVAAIRTRHAAGRPAVIAEIKKASPSKGVIRADFRPAEIAAAYEAAGAACLSVLTDRSFFQGAPEYLQAARAACALPVLRKDFIIDPYQVFEARAMGADAILLIAACLDGARMRDLEQLAIALGLAVLVEVHDGSELERALQLQTPLIGINNRNLRTFDVSLQTTLELSPRIATGATGRIVVTESGILTPEDVALMRAHAVQTFLVGEAFMRADDPGAALRALFGG
- the msrA gene encoding peptide-methionine (S)-S-oxide reductase MsrA, producing the protein MSETRQDPVLETAILGGGCFWCLEAVFKDVEGVVTVVSGYCGGHVELPDYHQVCAGGTGHAEVVRIEFDPARRSYRELLEIFFAIHDPTSVDRQGNDIGPQYRSVIFVTSEEQLHTALALIEEMGEQRLFPKAIATRVEPAPKFWMAEPEHHDYYAGNSDQPYCQYVVAPKIAKFRERFAARRRGAGR
- a CDS encoding translocation/assembly module TamB domain-containing protein, whose protein sequence is MGENAPAAARAGPPPSRWRRGLTWLGGGVALALAAALGAAAWLLGTQSGLEAGLALARAASGGALQVEGARGRVLGRLDIDALAYRSPGLEVELKDFSLAWSPAALLERRLDIAHLTVDRVDLARTATAAETESAPLRPPASLQLPLAIELRRLAVGTFALRELPAPEPAAGKLAGDPAGDPVPAAEPAEPAEPAEPAEPAEPAEPAEPAEPAEPPGLRFSALDAAFDSDGRHHRLRVLSLTLPQGAVRLALALDGAAPFAVDGAGQFDGVIEGRALAVRLGLADTLLEPRAELEARGEGVHARVELEAASFEPVPLRRLSLRVGGFDPAAFVEGAPRATLDLDAELAPPADGEGRAAEGIAGLPLGRLVGPIRVLNRRPAAADAGGIPLESLAAVLDWRRAEIALDALDLRLAGAGRIAGRVAWQAPLAARGEGDGTGAASAPPAADSDTDTDTDTDSDSDSDSGTGRIVAALALTGVDPRALSGAAPSARLNLDLEAAAELPAAGLPQAATLQFRIRDSVLDGRPLSGEGRLRLEGGRLPEVRLAVRLAGNSVEADGALGAAHDNLALRLDAPALGALGFGLGGRAAAEGRVGGTLDAPNGELQFFGEDLVLPGELRLAGINGSARLDAGIDGPFALALGLSGLGPAGAGDDGRPQPDWIEHARLGAEGTRARHRLELSAAAPGGAGRDDPGASVRLVLQGGIGAGPRLRWAGELAALELAGAEPTGPQPAGPAQAFTARLAAPAALELAADGVMLGAAEIDAGGRGRIRLFETAWSPARSVLRGELSGLVLAPEPPRADGRPRRNADPLTLGARWDLQVGRTLAGEARLFRESGDLSVEGEIRTRLGLERLDAVLEARGERLDLALDVRGREFGRVHGEAVVHARRSADGRWSVPPETPVRASARLDMPSIAWLGRLVRENVDTAGRIDGRFEIAGTLAAPRASGSIQGRELGFTLIDQGLILSGGEFDLDFDDDRVRLARLEFVSPNRVRPRDRRIPFERLTATPGRFTASGEIALDSGAGDFRFEADRLPLLQREDRWMLLSGRGSARSSWSSLALEAGFDADAGYLEFAESPPPSLSDDVVVLGRDEPAGRGAFAVTADVRVGLGEALYLSALGLETRLAGELRVRLQPERPLSAVGTISTVGGSYRGYGQRLVIERGTVNFQGPLDAPGLNIVALRKGLAVEAGVAVTGSARRPQVRLVSEPNVPDPEKLSWIVLGRAPDAASGADLGLLLPAASALLGGPGGGMSEELSRSLGFDSFSIGQGELTSTARVASSRVVGSGSTIAAGPSVSGQVLSLGKRLGPDLFLSFEQSLGGAATLVKLSYQLSRRVSVIVRGGTDTALDLSYGFSFR
- the coxB gene encoding cytochrome c oxidase subunit II, whose translation is MTCAGRTAGWVAITATAPAFAQDLPARYNIPSPVTSIAAQIHDLHTLMLLICLLIFVGVFGVMFWAVFRHRKSRGAVAANFHENTAVEIAWTVVPVLILLGMAWPATRTVIEMKDTSNPDLTIKATGYQWKWGYDYLQGEGEGIRFLSSLATPRAQIEGAAPKGETYLLEVDKPLVVPVGKKIRVLLTANDVIHSWWVPAFGVKQDAIPGFIRDTWFRADREGVFRGNCAELCGRDHGFMPVEVHVVSAERYSAWVREQRAAPTALADAARAPR
- a CDS encoding FKBP-type peptidyl-prolyl cis-trans isomerase: MTQTTTTASGLVIEELELGSGDTAEKGKMVAVHYTGWLTDGRKFDSSKDRNDPFHFPLGAGHVIRGWDEGVQGMQVGGRRKLTIPPELGYGIRGAGGVIPPNATLVFEVELLKVL
- a CDS encoding Na/Pi cotransporter family protein; the protein is MHMLTEGLKLAAGRTLPALLERGTATPARGLAAGMLMTAAVQSSTAVTVASIGFVNTGLLSLKNAMWVIFGSNVGTTMNAWLVAALGFSFRIDAFALPFVGVGAVLMLAAHGVRPRALGQALAGFGVLFLGIDVLKDAFSGVGAAISLQDYVMPGVAGWLTLVAIGTVLTVLMQASGAVIAIIITAAQGGLMSVEAACAMVIGTNIGTTSTAILSAIGATSSARRLAAAHVMFNLVTGSVALLILPLLIGLLGLLRTWFEQPATPAVMVAMFHTVFNLLGVLLMVVLAAPMLRFLSRRFRSREEEIARPRHLDAPSLAVPDLALHALRQELGRTQSFATTALTGAARIPPDTPWIERQASTLDTLAPAITAYIGKLSGATLPAALVEALARSLRTLQYQENAVAAARQAATLGAALGTAPGAELDAAVATFRQAVAALAAGADASRGEFSAAAVEALLAEVEARYQALKEALLIHGAHARIDIAAMQDWLRLASLQRRATEQVAKAARMLAVLDGDLSPQQAAEANAVDDGNGHPES